aagATGTCGCTGCCCTCAGTCATTTGAAAATAGGTCGTAGAACAAGTGACAGTTTACTGCGAGGTGCAGCATCTCCCTGACGTGTGCTTCACCTTCTTTCTTTAGTGACACTTGATCTCTTTGTTGTCTGTTTGCTGTCAGAGTTGTGTATTTAGTAATCAAAAGAGTTTACGAATCATTCATTTGTGTAATTATTCAGTAAGATGTTGCTGATCTCGACAGTCCATATCATAATATAAACCACAATCcttcctgtttttgttcttgCACAGTACAGAGTCTGGGTCTGAAGCCTTTAGGCGAGGACGCAGGGACAGCCAATGTGCTATCACGTCTCATCATTGAACGTACGGTGTGACTTTATACTCACACATTCTTCACAGTTCAGTTTATTTGGAAATTTAAAATTGTTCTCATAACTGATATGACCTTATACTTCATTCTCATCATAGGAGAGGACAAAAATATTCAAccactttttttcccctgtggCTCAATCAAAAGAGAAGGCTTGCCTACGGCTTTAAGGGAAAATGGTAAGCATTCTTCCCTATTGTGCCTCAGGATTAAGACTCAAGATGATAAAAGTCCCATTAGGGCTACactaattatgaattattaattgTGCTACCTTTATCACTGTGGGgatctgtttctttgtttccagGAGTGCCCCTAGAGACGCTGACTGTCTATCAAACAGCTGAACATCCAGATCTCGAGAAAAATCTACAGAACTATTTCACAGAGCAGGTAAACCACATTCCTCCTGCTATTTTCGAGAAGGCTTTTCTaaatgaattcaattcaattcaattcaattcaattttatttatagtatcaattcataacaagagttatctcaagacactatacagatagaccacactccagaatttacaagaacccaacagttctagtagtctcctccagagcaagcaacagtgcgacagtggcgaggaaaaacttccttttaggcagaaacctcggtcagacccaggctcttagtaggcggtgtctgacgggccggttggggttggaatgaagagtggcatgTGAATGAAGCAACTGTTCGTTTATCTGTGCCTTTTACAGGGCGCTCCAGCCAGCATAGCTTTCTTCAGTCCATCAGGAGTGAAGTTTTGTCTAGAAGTGATACAAAGGCTGTCAGGTGAACAGCTGACACAAATAAAGGTACCGTCTCCTTATAGGCACACACATGAACTAATGCATGAATCTGTAGTATTTCAGTGTCTCTGATAGTCACTCAAACTactttgttttcagtttgcaGCCATAGGGCCTACTACACAAGACGAAATGACAGCAGCAGGCCTGTGTGTCAGCTGTACTGCAGAAAAGCCCACAGCTGAACACCTGGCTGCAGCGATAGCCAAAGCTCTACAGCAACCACCCTCAGGCAGCTCTTAAGTCCTTCCACTTTATCTTCTTTCTTGGTGTATCCTGTATGATTGGTGTATTCTGTatacttattatttttattatgtgttaccatttgtctgttttattgttacagcactatttatttttgtacatactgtatgttgttgtaTGATGTATGTTGGCTAACTTGATAATTAAATACCTCAAAaaaatgggttagggttagtgaatataattatattatttatgttaaGCTTGCTCAAGAAAGTCAATGTCgagtttgtttttgaaaataaaattgggTCAGGGTGCTGATATGAAAGGTCTGGTTGGTGGCAttgtaaaactgtgtgtgtgtgtgtgtgtgttctatttAAAACAGGTGTCAGCAGAAGTCATGGCAGTCCTTAACTGTTACTGTCCACATGAAAGTGAAGGTTTTCACTTTTTACCACAGGTCAACAGCAGTGCATGTAAAACCAGTGGAGCGTGTATAACACATCCATACAATTCAGTTAAATTGAGCAGTTGGAGACAGTAAAGATGAGTTTACTTTTCACACAAAGCTGAAGAAAGTGGGATACGTCCATATAGTCGCACCTGTAGGTGGGTGTGGAGAAGCTCCGGATCTGCCTATAAAGCACTGTGGCTTCTTACTTGTATATAGTTACATGAGCAAACCAATGCCACGATGCTGACTTTTATCCAGCTGATGATTTTGCTTTTCTGGACGAGCATTAGCTCAGCTGATGCAGAGAAACTTTTCCACAATCGCGATCATTCAGATGTGGAGCCCTTTAATTCTCACCAAGCTGAGGTTATATCAGACAAGTACACAGCAGAGGTACAaatcttacctttttttttcaattgctctgttttttcttcttcatcttatGATTGATTAAAGGAGCAATATAATGTCCCTCATGTCTTGTTATAGTTATTTCTCTCTAGATATGGATTCATTGAGCCGGTGAACTGGGAGGAGATCCAGTTTGAAGATTCAGACACCTCTTTTAATGACGATTTCCTGGATGTTCTTCAAGACACGATCAAAGAAAGAACATCTATACATCACTCAAGGGATGCTCCAAAGGATGGCGAACACAATGGCAAAAACAGTCTAACTGAGAGCCAAGCATTTATTTCAGCACTTAAGGAGTTTCAGACAGTATCAGGCCTGCCTGCCACAGGTGTGTTTGATGAGGCCACCAAGGCGGCAATGAACAAACCGAGGTGTGGAGTCCCTGACAAGGAGATTAACCTGGACACCCCTGTCGCACCTGAGAACAGCAGTGCCTCAGATACTGAAAACAGTTTCAGTGAAACTTTCAATGAGACTGGTAGTAACAACACAATCAGTGACATTTCTATTGGTATTGCTAACTCCTCTGATGATGACATATTCAATGTTAAGGACACAGAAAGTGTTTCCAATGACACCAGCATGAATTACACAGACTTGAACATAAGTgatcacattttaaacaacacTTCTCTAAACAGCTCACATGATATGAAAAGTGACAGTCAAATGGTAAATATCAGCGTGAACGCCCATCAGAGCGAAGCAGTGCGACGCAGAAAACGTCACCTCGCCACTCTTGTATCCAAAAGCAGGCACAAGAGAGATTTGAGTGAAACAGGTTACATGGCCTTT
This sequence is a window from Etheostoma cragini isolate CJK2018 chromosome 21, CSU_Ecrag_1.0, whole genome shotgun sequence. Protein-coding genes within it:
- the uros gene encoding uroporphyrinogen-III synthase — its product is MHILLLKEPRDGESGPDPYIKELASHGHKATLIPVLSFKFVSLNTLSDKLFQPEEQGGLIFTSPRAVEAVKMCLEAEERREEWNSSVKDKWNTKSIYVVGKATAALVQSLGLKPLGEDAGTANVLSRLIIEREDKNIQPLFFPCGSIKREGLPTALRENGVPLETLTVYQTAEHPDLEKNLQNYFTEQGAPASIAFFSPSGVKFCLEVIQRLSGEQLTQIKFAAIGPTTQDEMTAAGLCVSCTAEKPTAEHLAAAIAKALQQPPSGSS